In Parasegetibacter sp. NRK P23, a single genomic region encodes these proteins:
- a CDS encoding TolC family protein, which translates to MELRKYSFWFPLLLCMGCAGTLRSQDTLRITLPEAEQVFMRGNLELLAEAAQVSAVKAREIQARLYNNPTITAEWNLRDPENNKWLHVGRTGQQIFEIEQLIILGGKRKAELALAKANTQVAALNLEVLLRNLLLQLRQHAANRYILELSLNRYAQQITQFSDLVKQVELQVEKKNMPARDLLRLQSTLLQLLQERAAAESALSETDAAVKLLLGTPQPVKLTLPPAAGTASEPPVVDSLIALGLSNRPEIRLAKAGSNQAAAALIHERKQVVPDLTAYANYDRQSGAFRNEFNMGVGIPIPVFSRNQGNIRAAKFEQEATQHKMTLEQQRIAGEITRAWQQYMVRRKVWEESIRTTESTLSEVMSAALVNYRKGNISLIEFMDMYESGMEAMRSRIDMQSALLDAAIQLDHSVAAEVLPLSAFLNHSNIKQ; encoded by the coding sequence ATGGAACTCCGAAAGTATTCCTTTTGGTTTCCGCTGTTGTTGTGCATGGGCTGTGCCGGAACACTCCGGTCGCAGGATACTTTACGCATAACGCTGCCGGAAGCTGAACAGGTATTTATGCGCGGCAACCTGGAACTGCTGGCGGAAGCCGCACAGGTGAGCGCCGTAAAAGCACGGGAAATACAGGCCCGGCTTTACAACAACCCAACTATTACCGCGGAATGGAACCTGCGTGATCCCGAAAACAACAAATGGCTGCATGTAGGCCGAACAGGGCAGCAGATATTTGAGATAGAGCAACTGATTATATTGGGGGGAAAGCGAAAAGCGGAACTTGCGCTGGCGAAAGCCAACACGCAGGTGGCTGCGCTCAACCTGGAGGTATTGCTCCGCAACCTTTTGCTGCAACTGCGGCAGCACGCCGCCAACCGGTATATACTGGAACTCAGTCTGAACCGGTACGCACAACAGATTACGCAGTTCAGCGACCTCGTAAAGCAGGTGGAACTACAGGTGGAAAAAAAGAACATGCCCGCCCGGGACCTGCTCCGTTTGCAATCCACCCTACTGCAACTGTTACAGGAGCGGGCCGCGGCTGAATCCGCCCTGAGTGAAACGGATGCCGCGGTAAAACTGTTACTGGGAACGCCACAGCCTGTAAAGCTAACGTTACCACCTGCTGCAGGCACAGCATCCGAACCTCCGGTGGTGGATAGTCTTATCGCCCTTGGACTCAGCAACAGGCCCGAGATCCGGTTGGCGAAAGCCGGTAGTAACCAGGCCGCCGCCGCACTGATCCACGAAAGAAAACAGGTGGTACCCGACCTGACCGCCTACGCGAATTACGATCGCCAAAGCGGCGCTTTCCGCAACGAATTCAATATGGGCGTGGGTATACCGATTCCCGTTTTTTCAAGGAACCAAGGCAATATCCGCGCCGCTAAGTTTGAGCAGGAAGCCACACAGCATAAAATGACGCTGGAGCAGCAACGCATCGCCGGAGAGATCACGCGTGCCTGGCAGCAATACATGGTGCGGAGGAAAGTATGGGAGGAAAGTATCCGCACCACCGAATCCACGTTGTCGGAAGTAATGAGCGCGGCACTCGTCAATTACCGGAAAGGCAATATCTCCCTCATCGAATTTATGGACATGTACGAGTCGGGCATGGAGGCGATGCGAAGCAGGATCGATATGCAGTCCGCCCTCTTGGATGCCGCCATTCAACTCGATCATTCGGTGGCGGCTGAAGTATTGCCGCTCTCCGCATTCCTGAACCATTCAAACATCAAACAATGA
- a CDS encoding efflux RND transporter permease subunit produces the protein MNKLIRAIVGFSLKNRATVIAMSLLLAVAGYWGYTRMPLEAFPDVTNTQIIVVTQWNGRSAEEVERLVTTPIEVAMNATQRKTDVRSVTMFGLSVIKVIFEDDVEDFFARQQVNNLLGNVELPDGVQPEVQPPYGPTGEIFRYLLVSNQRDSRELLSLQDWVVDRQLRAVPGVADIVAFGGQEKVYEIAVNPVKLQSYGISAGDVYEAVAQSNLNVGGDIMQKNQQAFVVRGIGLLHSIQDIENTIITNMNGNPVLVKMVADVRISSAPRVGQVGYNNQNDVVEGIVVMRKGENPSIVLEKVKEKIEYINKQVLPSDVKMKTFYDRQNLIDYCKDTVLHNLAEGIILVTVIVFLFMADWRTTLIVSLVIPLALLFAFLCLHLRGMSANLLSLGAVDFGIIIDGAVVMTEGIFVALDHLAHKHGMERFNKLAKLGLLRKKGTEMGKAVFFSKLIIITALLPIFAFEKVEGKMFSPLAFTLGFALLGALLFSLTLVPALCSLLLRKNVKEKHNPIVNFFNNIVAKGFAGAFRRKKLTLGITVIILSISLYSFRWLGSEFLPQLNEGALWVTAELPMSISLEESLKVTEELRTEMGRFPEVRQVLSQAGRSNDGTDPNGFYFVQFQVDLKPKEEWPEEGTVDDFIRKMDAKLLQWPGITYNYSQPIIDNVSEAVAGFKASNGVKIYGADLPVLEQYAKSVVEQLSQVEGVRDLGIIRNIGQPEISVVLDEEKMAIYGVNKSDALGVIEMAIGGKTVTQKYEGEQRYDIRVRYDTAFRKSEADIELLQVPSATGKTISIGQIATVSTVTGPAFVYRENNQRFIGIKFSVRDRDLGSTLAEAREKVGATVQLPAGYSMSWVGEYENQVRASGTLAQVAPISLLLILGWLFIMFGNMRDAALVLTNVPFALIGGILALHLTGTNFGISAGVGFIALFGICVQNGVLLISAISNNLKAKLDMNDAIRQAVHERTRPIVMTALMASLGLLPAALSSGIGSESQKPLAIVIIGGLITATVLTLLVFPVVYWWVNGRKYYRTLKSE, from the coding sequence ATGAACAAATTGATAAGGGCCATCGTCGGTTTTTCGTTGAAGAACCGGGCGACGGTGATTGCTATGAGCCTGCTGCTGGCCGTGGCAGGTTACTGGGGCTATACAAGGATGCCGCTGGAAGCCTTTCCCGATGTTACCAATACACAAATAATTGTAGTAACGCAGTGGAACGGACGCAGTGCCGAAGAAGTGGAACGCCTGGTGACCACACCCATTGAAGTGGCGATGAATGCCACCCAACGCAAAACGGACGTGCGCTCCGTAACCATGTTCGGACTCTCGGTCATCAAAGTGATCTTTGAAGATGATGTGGAAGATTTTTTCGCCCGGCAACAGGTGAACAACCTCCTCGGTAACGTGGAACTGCCCGATGGCGTGCAGCCTGAAGTGCAACCCCCATACGGGCCAACAGGAGAGATATTCCGCTACCTGCTGGTAAGCAACCAGCGCGATTCGAGGGAATTGCTCAGTTTACAGGACTGGGTCGTAGACAGGCAACTGCGGGCCGTTCCCGGCGTGGCCGATATCGTGGCCTTCGGCGGACAGGAAAAAGTATATGAGATCGCCGTAAACCCCGTCAAACTGCAGAGCTATGGCATCAGCGCGGGGGATGTATATGAAGCCGTCGCGCAAAGCAACCTCAATGTTGGTGGCGATATCATGCAGAAGAACCAGCAGGCGTTCGTGGTAAGGGGCATCGGTTTGCTCCATTCCATCCAGGACATTGAGAATACCATCATCACCAATATGAACGGTAACCCCGTGCTGGTAAAAATGGTTGCCGACGTACGCATATCCAGCGCGCCGCGCGTGGGACAGGTAGGTTACAACAACCAGAACGACGTGGTGGAAGGCATCGTGGTGATGCGCAAAGGCGAGAACCCCTCCATCGTGTTGGAAAAAGTAAAGGAAAAAATTGAATACATCAACAAACAGGTGCTGCCTTCCGATGTGAAGATGAAAACCTTCTACGACCGGCAGAACCTGATCGACTACTGTAAAGACACCGTATTGCACAACCTCGCGGAAGGGATCATACTGGTTACGGTGATTGTTTTTCTTTTCATGGCCGACTGGCGCACCACGCTTATCGTATCCCTCGTGATACCGCTTGCACTGTTGTTCGCATTCCTCTGCCTGCACCTGCGCGGTATGAGCGCCAACTTACTCTCGTTGGGGGCGGTGGACTTTGGGATCATCATCGACGGAGCCGTGGTCATGACGGAGGGCATCTTTGTGGCGCTCGACCACCTGGCGCACAAACATGGGATGGAAAGGTTCAATAAACTGGCCAAACTGGGGCTGCTCCGGAAAAAGGGAACTGAAATGGGCAAAGCGGTTTTCTTCTCCAAACTCATCATCATCACCGCATTGCTACCCATCTTTGCTTTCGAAAAAGTGGAAGGGAAAATGTTCTCTCCACTGGCTTTCACGCTGGGGTTTGCCTTGCTGGGGGCCTTGCTTTTCTCGCTTACGCTGGTTCCTGCACTGTGTTCGCTTTTGTTAAGAAAGAACGTGAAGGAGAAACACAATCCCATTGTGAACTTTTTCAACAACATTGTAGCGAAAGGATTTGCAGGTGCCTTCAGAAGAAAGAAACTTACCTTAGGCATAACCGTTATCATATTGAGTATTTCACTCTATTCTTTCAGGTGGCTCGGCAGTGAGTTTCTTCCACAACTGAACGAAGGGGCTTTGTGGGTAACGGCCGAGTTGCCCATGAGTATATCCCTCGAAGAAAGCCTGAAAGTAACCGAAGAACTGCGCACGGAGATGGGCAGGTTCCCCGAAGTACGACAGGTATTGTCGCAGGCCGGCCGCTCCAATGATGGAACCGATCCCAACGGGTTTTATTTTGTGCAGTTCCAGGTAGACCTTAAACCGAAAGAGGAATGGCCGGAAGAAGGCACCGTAGATGATTTTATACGGAAGATGGATGCGAAACTCCTGCAATGGCCGGGAATTACCTACAATTATTCACAACCTATTATCGACAATGTTTCAGAAGCGGTTGCTGGTTTCAAAGCTTCCAATGGGGTGAAAATATATGGAGCGGACCTGCCAGTACTGGAACAGTACGCCAAATCGGTGGTGGAGCAATTGTCGCAGGTAGAAGGCGTACGCGACCTGGGCATCATCCGCAACATTGGCCAGCCGGAGATCAGTGTAGTGCTCGATGAAGAGAAGATGGCCATATACGGCGTGAACAAAAGTGACGCGCTGGGCGTGATAGAAATGGCCATAGGCGGCAAAACCGTGACACAGAAATACGAAGGCGAACAGCGGTACGATATACGTGTACGCTATGATACGGCTTTTCGTAAATCGGAAGCGGACATCGAGTTGTTGCAGGTGCCTTCGGCTACGGGAAAAACAATTTCCATCGGGCAGATCGCGACTGTTTCCACGGTTACCGGTCCCGCGTTCGTGTACCGGGAAAACAACCAGCGCTTCATCGGGATCAAGTTCTCCGTCCGGGACCGTGACCTCGGTAGTACCCTGGCCGAAGCCCGGGAGAAAGTGGGTGCAACGGTGCAGCTTCCTGCGGGTTACAGCATGAGCTGGGTAGGTGAATATGAGAACCAGGTGCGGGCCAGCGGAACACTTGCACAGGTGGCGCCCATCAGCCTCCTGCTGATACTGGGCTGGCTCTTCATTATGTTCGGCAACATGCGCGACGCGGCCCTGGTGCTCACCAACGTGCCCTTCGCCCTGATAGGCGGCATACTCGCCCTGCATCTTACTGGCACCAATTTCGGAATATCAGCGGGCGTGGGCTTTATCGCGCTGTTTGGCATCTGCGTACAAAACGGCGTATTGCTGATATCCGCCATCAGCAACAACCTCAAGGCTAAATTGGATATGAACGATGCCATACGGCAGGCCGTGCACGAAAGAACAAGACCGATTGTGATGACTGCGTTGATGGCTTCGTTAGGACTTTTGCCTGCTGCTTTGTCTTCTGGCATCGGGTCCGAATCGCAGAAGCCGCTGGCCATCGTTATTATTGGCGGGCTCATTACCGCAACGGTATTGACGTTGCTGGTGTTTCCCGTGGTGTACTGGTGGGTGAACGGCAGGAAATATTACCGTACACTGAAATCGGAATAG
- a CDS encoding efflux RND transporter periplasmic adaptor subunit: MNPNNSIKLLPVCALLLLLGAACGTGSKSNESTAKIDTAKTGFQPSWIPVESGPVTTNLKLFGKIVSANHARAQVYPMVEGSVSRTNVSLGDEVKRGQLLAIIKTARFAELENERMEALNRISVAEKELEVAKQLMDGKLNTERDVLIAESELSTARSALKKVDQTYATLLQKAGGDFEVRAPMAGFIVEKNINENMQVSVDKIGNLFSIARIDTVWVLANVNESDIDKITMGMEADVQTLSYPGKVFRGKVDRIYNFLDAETHSMQIRMSIPNPGLLLKPEMSTTVLVKYIEPRSLPSVPSSALIFDESKYWVLVRDEKGAPHIRQVEIYRQTNQRTYLESGLKEGEEVVGENQLLLYNQLKN, encoded by the coding sequence ATGAACCCAAACAACAGCATAAAACTGTTACCTGTATGCGCACTGCTTTTATTGCTGGGCGCGGCATGTGGTACCGGAAGTAAATCAAATGAATCCACTGCGAAGATTGATACGGCAAAAACGGGTTTTCAGCCTTCCTGGATTCCGGTGGAAAGCGGTCCCGTTACCACCAACCTCAAACTTTTTGGAAAAATCGTTTCAGCCAACCATGCCAGGGCGCAGGTGTATCCCATGGTGGAAGGATCGGTGTCCCGCACCAATGTGAGCCTTGGCGATGAAGTGAAAAGAGGTCAGTTACTGGCCATCATCAAAACGGCCCGCTTCGCGGAATTGGAAAACGAACGAATGGAAGCGCTCAACCGCATTTCGGTCGCCGAAAAAGAGCTGGAGGTTGCGAAGCAACTCATGGATGGCAAACTGAATACGGAAAGAGATGTGCTAATTGCGGAATCGGAACTGAGTACCGCCCGTTCCGCTTTGAAAAAAGTGGATCAGACCTACGCTACGTTGCTGCAGAAGGCCGGTGGCGATTTTGAGGTACGTGCCCCCATGGCTGGTTTTATCGTGGAGAAAAACATCAACGAGAACATGCAGGTTTCGGTAGACAAGATCGGCAACCTGTTCTCCATCGCGAGAATTGATACTGTATGGGTGCTGGCCAACGTGAACGAAAGCGATATCGATAAGATCACCATGGGCATGGAAGCGGACGTGCAAACCCTCAGTTACCCGGGAAAGGTATTCCGTGGAAAAGTAGACAGGATCTACAATTTCCTGGATGCGGAAACCCATTCCATGCAAATTAGGATGAGCATTCCCAACCCGGGACTTTTGCTGAAACCGGAAATGAGTACTACCGTGCTCGTGAAATACATTGAACCCCGGAGCCTTCCCTCCGTGCCTTCTTCAGCGCTTATCTTCGATGAAAGTAAGTACTGGGTACTGGTGCGCGATGAAAAGGGCGCGCCGCACATCCGCCAGGTGGAAATCTACCGGCAAACCAACCAGCGTACCTACCTCGAGAGTGGGCTCAAGGAAGGAGAAGAAGTGGTGGGCGAGAACCAACTCCTATTGTACAACCAGCTTAAAAATTAA
- a CDS encoding acetyl-CoA hydrolase/transferase family protein — MPGYTSASAAVKKIKSGDRVFLHGSAATPVVLIKALQERHAELKEVELVSITNLGDINFDDPVSRESFFFNSLFVSANTRAVANSAYGDYVPVFLSQIPSLFRKEILPVDVALIQVSPPDAHGYCSLGTSVDIAIAAVETARYVIAQVNAKMPRTSGDGFVHISRINEMVQHDAELPEVDYSAKASAASEQIGRHVASLIEDGATLQLGIGSIPDQVLKNLHGHKDLGLHTEMMSDGVIDLIQKDIINNKRKKNNPGQSVTSFMLGTRRLYDFAHDNPAIKVRDISYVNDTSVIRQNPKVVAINSAIEVDLTGQVCADSIGTFQYSGIGGQMDFMHGAALSEGGKPIIAMPSTTSKGISRIVPFLKEGAGVVTSRGHVHWVVTEYGIVNLFGKNLRQRATALASIAHPDHREYLERMIAERFKL, encoded by the coding sequence ATGCCCGGTTATACTTCCGCATCAGCAGCCGTAAAAAAAATCAAATCCGGAGATCGTGTATTCCTTCACGGTAGTGCCGCAACCCCTGTTGTTCTCATTAAAGCCCTGCAGGAAAGACATGCTGAATTGAAAGAAGTGGAACTGGTGAGCATTACCAACCTCGGCGATATCAATTTTGATGATCCGGTAAGCCGTGAAAGTTTCTTTTTCAACTCACTTTTCGTGAGCGCCAATACCCGTGCTGTAGCCAACAGTGCTTACGGCGATTATGTGCCGGTATTCCTCAGTCAGATTCCAAGCCTGTTCCGGAAGGAAATACTCCCGGTAGATGTGGCCCTGATCCAGGTTTCTCCACCCGATGCACATGGTTATTGTTCGTTGGGCACTTCTGTGGACATCGCGATAGCCGCGGTGGAAACGGCCCGCTATGTGATCGCGCAGGTGAACGCGAAAATGCCCCGAACCTCGGGAGACGGGTTCGTACACATCAGCCGGATCAACGAAATGGTGCAGCACGATGCGGAACTGCCCGAAGTGGATTACTCCGCCAAAGCTTCCGCTGCCAGTGAACAGATCGGCAGACACGTGGCTTCCCTTATAGAGGATGGTGCCACACTTCAACTGGGTATCGGCAGTATCCCCGACCAGGTATTGAAGAACCTTCACGGCCACAAAGACCTGGGCCTGCACACGGAAATGATGAGCGACGGCGTGATTGACCTGATTCAGAAAGACATCATCAACAACAAAAGAAAGAAGAACAACCCCGGGCAATCGGTTACCAGCTTTATGCTCGGCACCAGGAGGTTATACGATTTCGCGCACGATAATCCTGCCATCAAAGTGAGGGACATCAGTTATGTGAACGATACCAGCGTGATCCGTCAGAACCCCAAAGTAGTGGCCATCAACAGCGCCATTGAAGTGGACCTCACGGGGCAGGTATGCGCTGATTCCATTGGTACTTTCCAGTATTCCGGTATTGGTGGCCAGATGGATTTTATGCACGGCGCGGCTTTGTCGGAAGGCGGAAAACCTATTATCGCCATGCCTTCCACCACCTCAAAAGGCATTTCCAGGATCGTCCCATTTCTGAAGGAAGGGGCGGGCGTAGTTACTTCCAGGGGACATGTACACTGGGTGGTGACCGAATACGGGATCGTGAATTTGTTCGGGAAGAATCTCAGGCAACGCGCGACGGCGCTGGCCAGCATCGCGCACCCGGACCACCGGGAATATTTGGAACGGATGATCGCGGAGCGGTTTAAGTTATAG
- a CDS encoding FG-GAP-like repeat-containing protein, producing the protein MWIGLSVPSLRFFCLFIFTSLSSLNSFSQPSIFSFYPASGNAGALITLYGKNFSTVPEQNIVKFGGTNAVVHAATGSSLKVSVPSGAAYQQISVTTNGLTCYSNIPFTYTFQGGDEIGKSSFQVRKEAVIAAPPHGLASGDLDGDGYPDVVAVKGEYPYGVSVLRNLSANEPFAYSEVVNLPTELAPLFLSLGDVDGDGRLDIAATNSESHTVSVFINTSLAGQISFSEAGSFTTGSGPGYLSVGELNGDGKPDIVVANFVAHTISILYNLSEAGIVSFGNRVDYPTMPYPDRIILADLDGDYDEEIIVGNSNGVEVFRNGYAEGTGSFEKSLTLPGRGVLAAELNGDNSLDLISINADGKLNVFMNIGVPQVLYFQEYSYDLPPSPAMLIANDFNGDGKVDIAVNNQTDSIAFLKNYSGFGEVMFLKGENVIGSFNLDRSFLSTDVNKDGRPDIIGGNQNVSKIVVLKNTIDAPIIRSYSPSSGLAGTEVSLKGRNFTGVRSITFGGVAASEFTIDSDSAATAIVGVGGTGYVMVESDAGVDSLQGFTFLYPPAIEKFSPQTARRGTVVTIEGTSFHEVADVFFGGVSAKSFEVLSSTRIKATVDDGASGDVSLYTPFGNAKKAGFYFLSPADVPLISSVTPLSAGYGSVVVINGENFNAVAAENIVYFGTVKADVIAADTNALSVIVPLGAANDFVTVTTNRQTAYSPLEFCATFPGLGVLDVNLIEPYKAFLGGINSGNNCNADIDGDGKPEILSLGANGVLSVLRNTSTPGVVSFAAKVDFSTGASPFDIATADIDGDGKLDVIVANDGGSSVSVLRNSSTVGIISLAPKIDLPAISHCRSVATADFDRDGRPDIVVCNAAVGKLSVFRNISEEGEILFGERVDYEAGKDPYSVAVGDLDGDGKHDIAAVNYSNGTISVFRNTSEEQNISFVKESDIKINASPNSLQIKDMDADGKPDLLASHSLFDPGLISLCKNVSTPRNIVFNETVNLVAGVVPSDLAIEDMDGDGKPDILASLAGGQNGVAILKNKSTLSGFSFESAQDVTLGSEIFSTALSTGDMDGDGKSDIIITDYDYRSNYAFVAILRNAMSEPRIIANGSNPVSGFIAKSMKYDSEVKVYNGSPFVQRHYDIEPENNAASATGRVTLYFTQRDFDNFNSHPLRVGFLPRNPGDISAESNLRIFQFHGTSLTGEPGTYSGHVVEIDPPINQIIWNETSGLWEISFDVNGFSGFFVGTKDASILSLSLRVFSAQVKSKLVEFSWETVNEANVLFFELQKSADGYNFGKVAHVEAMNIQHAFYQYLDKPGDLKLYFYRLKIVEADGAYSFSKTLAVRATELNDIKVFPNPASSFFYVEHAPVEPGTFILIMDGTGRVVQRVQTSNNSIRTKVDIQSFPRGAYQVVLKNRSELIPLGRILKQ; encoded by the coding sequence ATGTGGATTGGATTATCTGTTCCTTCGTTGAGATTTTTTTGTCTTTTCATTTTCACATCGCTTAGTAGTCTAAACTCATTTTCTCAGCCTTCCATCTTCTCTTTTTATCCTGCAAGCGGTAATGCCGGCGCACTCATTACTCTATATGGAAAAAATTTCAGTACTGTTCCGGAACAAAACATTGTAAAATTTGGGGGAACAAACGCTGTTGTTCATGCTGCTACGGGCAGCAGCCTAAAGGTATCCGTTCCCTCTGGTGCAGCGTATCAACAGATATCTGTGACCACGAACGGGCTAACATGTTATTCGAACATACCTTTTACTTATACCTTTCAGGGAGGGGATGAAATAGGAAAATCTTCCTTTCAAGTCAGGAAAGAAGCTGTTATAGCGGCCCCCCCGCATGGTCTTGCATCTGGTGATCTTGACGGGGATGGATACCCTGATGTAGTTGCAGTAAAGGGAGAGTACCCATACGGAGTGTCTGTGTTAAGAAATTTGTCTGCTAACGAACCTTTTGCTTACTCGGAAGTGGTTAATCTTCCAACGGAATTAGCTCCTTTGTTCTTGTCGCTTGGTGATGTTGACGGCGATGGAAGATTGGACATTGCGGCTACGAATAGTGAATCACACACAGTATCTGTTTTTATCAATACATCACTGGCTGGACAGATTTCTTTTTCAGAAGCCGGAAGCTTTACAACTGGTTCAGGGCCCGGATATCTTTCAGTGGGTGAATTAAATGGCGATGGGAAACCAGATATTGTGGTCGCAAACTTTGTCGCACATACAATATCCATCCTGTATAATTTGTCTGAGGCAGGTATTGTTTCTTTTGGAAATCGTGTTGACTATCCAACAATGCCTTATCCTGATCGTATTATACTTGCAGATTTAGATGGAGACTACGATGAGGAAATAATTGTAGGCAATAGCAATGGCGTTGAAGTATTTAGAAATGGGTATGCTGAAGGAACAGGAAGCTTTGAAAAAAGTTTGACACTTCCGGGCAGGGGTGTGTTAGCGGCGGAATTGAACGGAGATAATAGCCTGGATCTTATTTCAATAAATGCTGACGGGAAGTTGAATGTATTTATGAATATTGGAGTTCCTCAGGTTTTGTATTTTCAGGAATATTCATATGATCTTCCCCCTTCTCCGGCAATGCTTATTGCCAATGATTTTAATGGCGATGGTAAAGTGGACATTGCGGTAAATAATCAAACTGACTCGATTGCGTTTCTGAAAAACTACTCTGGGTTTGGCGAAGTCATGTTTTTGAAAGGTGAAAATGTTATAGGTTCTTTTAATTTGGACCGTTCTTTTCTAAGTACAGATGTAAACAAAGATGGCCGTCCGGATATAATTGGAGGAAATCAAAATGTATCAAAAATCGTAGTGCTAAAAAACACTATTGATGCGCCAATTATTAGGAGTTATTCCCCATCAAGCGGTCTTGCCGGAACAGAGGTGTCATTAAAAGGACGAAATTTTACTGGGGTAAGAAGTATAACTTTTGGAGGGGTTGCAGCAAGTGAATTTACTATTGATTCAGATAGTGCAGCCACTGCTATTGTTGGAGTTGGGGGGACTGGTTATGTAATGGTTGAATCAGATGCCGGGGTTGATAGTCTGCAGGGATTCACTTTTTTATATCCGCCGGCTATTGAAAAATTCTCGCCACAAACAGCTAGAAGGGGAACAGTTGTTACTATTGAAGGAACCTCATTTCACGAGGTGGCAGATGTGTTTTTCGGAGGGGTCAGCGCAAAATCCTTCGAAGTGTTATCATCAACACGTATTAAAGCTACTGTAGATGATGGCGCTTCAGGTGATGTGAGTTTGTACACTCCCTTCGGCAATGCAAAGAAGGCAGGATTCTATTTCCTTTCACCGGCAGATGTTCCTTTAATTTCAAGTGTTACTCCATTGTCTGCGGGATATGGAAGTGTAGTTGTTATAAATGGAGAAAATTTTAATGCTGTTGCTGCTGAAAACATTGTTTATTTCGGCACCGTAAAAGCTGATGTTATTGCTGCTGATACAAATGCATTAAGCGTAATTGTTCCTTTGGGTGCAGCCAATGATTTTGTAACTGTTACCACTAATCGGCAGACTGCATATAGTCCATTGGAATTTTGTGCAACGTTTCCTGGTTTAGGTGTTTTGGATGTGAATTTGATAGAGCCTTATAAAGCCTTTTTAGGTGGAATAAATTCCGGAAATAATTGTAATGCTGATATAGATGGGGATGGAAAGCCTGAGATACTTTCACTTGGTGCAAATGGTGTTCTATCGGTTTTAAGGAATACAAGTACTCCCGGTGTTGTTTCATTTGCCGCTAAGGTTGATTTTTCAACCGGCGCTTCTCCATTCGATATTGCAACCGCAGATATTGATGGGGATGGAAAGCTTGATGTAATCGTTGCCAATGATGGCGGGTCTTCCGTATCTGTTTTAAGGAATTCTAGCACTGTAGGAATTATTTCTTTAGCACCTAAAATTGACCTGCCCGCTATCAGTCATTGCAGGAGCGTAGCGACAGCTGATTTTGACCGGGATGGCCGGCCTGATATTGTAGTTTGTAATGCGGCAGTGGGAAAGTTGTCCGTTTTCAGAAATATTTCAGAGGAAGGTGAAATTTTGTTTGGCGAAAGAGTAGATTATGAAGCTGGTAAAGATCCATATTCAGTAGCAGTTGGTGATTTGGACGGAGATGGGAAGCATGATATAGCAGCTGTAAACTACAGCAACGGAACTATTTCTGTTTTTAGGAATACATCTGAAGAACAGAATATAAGTTTTGTAAAAGAATCCGATATCAAGATAAACGCTTCACCAAATTCTTTGCAAATAAAAGACATGGATGCGGATGGGAAACCAGACTTATTAGCCAGCCATAGCCTTTTTGACCCAGGATTGATCTCTCTTTGTAAAAATGTTAGCACACCTCGAAATATAGTCTTTAATGAAACGGTGAATTTGGTTGCAGGAGTGGTGCCCTCTGATTTAGCCATAGAAGATATGGATGGTGATGGAAAACCTGATATTCTTGCGAGCTTGGCTGGAGGCCAGAATGGTGTCGCTATCCTTAAAAACAAAAGCACTTTAAGTGGCTTTTCATTTGAATCAGCTCAGGATGTAACATTAGGATCTGAAATTTTTTCTACAGCCTTATCAACTGGCGATATGGATGGGGATGGGAAATCTGATATAATAATTACTGACTATGACTACCGTTCTAATTATGCGTTTGTGGCTATATTGAGAAACGCAATGTCTGAACCTCGGATAATAGCAAATGGGAGTAATCCTGTCAGCGGATTTATAGCAAAATCGATGAAATACGATTCAGAAGTAAAGGTATATAATGGAAGTCCTTTTGTTCAACGCCATTATGATATAGAGCCAGAAAACAATGCCGCTTCAGCTACCGGGCGCGTGACGCTTTATTTCACTCAGCGTGATTTTGATAATTTCAATTCTCATCCACTTAGGGTTGGATTTTTACCAAGAAATCCCGGCGACATAAGTGCAGAATCCAATTTGCGTATTTTTCAGTTCCATGGAACCAGCCTAACCGGTGAACCTGGAACATACTCTGGCCATGTAGTGGAAATCGATCCTCCAATTAACCAGATTATTTGGAATGAAACAAGCGGTTTGTGGGAAATAAGCTTTGATGTTAATGGGTTCAGCGGATTTTTTGTTGGCACCAAAGATGCCTCTATTTTGTCTTTATCTTTAAGGGTGTTTTCGGCGCAAGTGAAAAGTAAACTAGTGGAGTTTTCGTGGGAAACAGTGAATGAAGCAAACGTCCTCTTTTTTGAATTACAAAAAAGTGCTGATGGGTATAACTTTGGTAAAGTGGCTCATGTAGAAGCTATGAATATACAGCATGCATTTTATCAATATTTAGATAAGCCGGGAGATTTAAAGCTTTATTTTTACCGGCTTAAAATTGTTGAAGCCGATGGTGCGTATAGTTTCAGTAAAACCTTGGCGGTAAGGGCGACCGAACTAAATGACATAAAGGTATTTCCCAATCCTGCAAGCAGCTTCTTTTATGTAGAGCATGCCCCTGTTGAGCCGGGAACATTTATTCTGATTATGGATGGAACCGGCAGAGTTGTACAACGTGTCCAGACTTCTAATAACTCAATTAGGACTAAGGTTGACATTCAGTCTTTCCCTCGTGGTGCTTATCAGGTTGTTTTAAAAAATAGATCAGAGCTGATTCCCTTAGGAAGAATTTTAAAGCAGTAG